Proteins from a single region of Pseudomonas sp. BSw22131:
- the purD gene encoding phosphoribosylamine--glycine ligase encodes MNVLIIGSGGREHALAWKVAQDPRVQKVFVAPGNAGSATEAKCENVDIDVLALEQLADFAEKNVSLTIVGPEVPLVAGVVDLFRARGLDCFGPTAAAAQLEGSKAFTKDFLARHKIPTADYQNFTEIEPALAYLRDKGAPIVIKADGLAAGKGVIVAMTLSEAEDAVRDMLAGNAFGDAGSRVVIEEFLDGEEASFIVMVDGKNVLPMATSQDHKRVGDGDSGPNTGGMGAYSPAPVVTAEVHQRVMDLVIWPTVRGMAEEGNIYTGFLYAGLMIDKAGNPKVIEFNCRFGDPETQPVMLRLQSSLVLLIEAALAQALDKVEAQWDPRPSLGIVLAAGGYPGDYAKGAVIGGLDAAAALPGKVFHAGTSLKDGQVVTSGGRVLCATALGDSVSDAQKQAYALASKIEWEGCFYRTDIGYRAIARETGENLG; translated from the coding sequence TTGAACGTATTGATCATTGGCAGCGGCGGCCGTGAACACGCTCTGGCGTGGAAGGTTGCACAGGACCCACGCGTACAGAAGGTGTTTGTTGCGCCCGGCAACGCTGGCTCGGCCACGGAAGCGAAGTGTGAAAACGTTGATATCGACGTGCTGGCACTGGAGCAACTGGCTGACTTCGCCGAAAAGAACGTTTCCCTCACTATCGTTGGCCCGGAAGTGCCGTTGGTGGCTGGCGTGGTTGATCTGTTCCGCGCTCGTGGCCTGGACTGCTTCGGTCCAACCGCCGCCGCCGCGCAGCTCGAAGGTTCCAAAGCCTTCACCAAGGATTTCCTCGCCCGGCACAAGATTCCGACTGCCGATTACCAGAACTTCACCGAGATCGAGCCTGCACTGGCTTACCTGCGCGACAAAGGCGCACCGATCGTGATCAAGGCTGACGGTCTGGCAGCGGGCAAAGGCGTGATCGTCGCCATGACATTGTCTGAGGCCGAAGACGCGGTCCGCGACATGCTCGCGGGCAATGCATTCGGTGATGCCGGTTCTCGCGTAGTGATCGAGGAATTTCTCGACGGCGAAGAAGCCAGTTTCATCGTCATGGTCGACGGCAAGAATGTGCTGCCAATGGCGACCAGCCAGGACCACAAGCGCGTTGGCGACGGCGACAGCGGCCCGAATACTGGCGGCATGGGGGCTTACTCCCCGGCTCCGGTGGTGACTGCCGAAGTCCATCAGCGGGTCATGGATCTGGTGATATGGCCGACCGTCCGGGGTATGGCTGAGGAAGGCAACATTTATACCGGCTTCCTCTATGCTGGTCTCATGATCGACAAGGCCGGGAACCCGAAGGTTATTGAATTCAACTGCCGCTTTGGCGATCCTGAAACCCAGCCAGTCATGCTGCGTCTGCAGTCGAGCCTGGTTTTGTTGATCGAAGCTGCGCTCGCGCAGGCGCTGGACAAAGTGGAGGCACAATGGGACCCGCGTCCGAGCCTGGGCATCGTGCTTGCAGCGGGCGGCTACCCTGGGGATTACGCCAAGGGCGCGGTGATTGGCGGGCTGGATGCAGCGGCCGCCTTGCCCGGTAAAGTGTTCCACGCAGGCACCTCTCTCAAGGACGGTCAGGTCGTGACCTCGGGTGGTCGCGTGTTGTGCGCCACCGCATTGGGCGACAGCGTCAGCGATGCGCAAAAACAGGCGTATGCACTGGCTTCGAAGATTGAATGGGAAGGTTGTTTCTACCGCACCGACATTGGCTATCGCGCCATTGCCCGTGAAACCGGCGAAAACCTGGGGTAA
- the fis gene encoding DNA-binding transcriptional regulator Fis has product MTMMTETLVSGTTPVSDNVNLKQHLNTPSEEGQTLRGSVEKALHNYFAHLEGAAVTDVYNLVLSEVEAPLLECVMNYVKGNQTKASELLGLNRGTLRKKLKQYDLL; this is encoded by the coding sequence AGTGAGTGGAACGACACCTGTGAGCGACAACGTCAATTTGAAACAGCACCTCAATACGCCGAGCGAAGAGGGTCAAACCTTGCGCGGCAGCGTTGAGAAGGCGCTGCATAATTATTTCGCTCACCTTGAAGGTGCCGCCGTCACTGACGTCTACAACCTGGTGCTGTCGGAAGTCGAAGCCCCGCTGCTCGAGTGCGTGATGAACTACGTCAAGGGCAACCAGACCAAGGCCTCCGAGCTGCTCGGGCTGAACCGCGGCACCCTGCGCAAGAAACTCAAGCAGTACGACCTGCTGTAA
- the purH gene encoding bifunctional phosphoribosylaminoimidazolecarboxamide formyltransferase/IMP cyclohydrolase: MTDQTTRLPIRRALISVSDKTGILEFARELEAMGVEILSTGGTFKLLKDNGVAAVEVADYTGFAEMMDGRVKTLHPKIHGGILGRRGIDDAIMSEHGIKPIDLVAVNLYPFEATVSKPGCDLPTAIENIDIGGPTMVRSAAKNHKDVAIVVNAGDYTKVLESLKAGGLTYAQRFDLMLKAFEHTAAYDGMIANYLGSVDQTVDTLSTEGRSEFPRTFNSQFIKTQEMRYGENPHQSAAFYVEAKPAEIGIATATQLQGKELSFNNVADTDAALECVKSFVKPACVIVKHANPCGVAVALDAEGGIRQAYELAYATDSESAFGGIIAFNRELDVETAKAIVERQFVEVIIAPSVSADAQAVIASKANVRLLITGQWAAERGAAWDYKRVNGGLLVQSRDIGMITADDLKVVTQRAPSEQEIHDLIFAWKVAKYVKSNAIVYARNRQTIGVGAGQMSRVNSARIAAIKAEHAGLQVQGAVMASDAFFPFRDGIDNAAKVGITAVIQPGGSMRDSEVIAAADEAGIAMVFTGMRHFRH, encoded by the coding sequence ATGACCGACCAGACTACCCGCCTGCCGATCCGCCGCGCGTTGATCAGCGTTTCCGACAAGACCGGGATCCTTGAATTTGCACGCGAACTCGAAGCCATGGGCGTCGAAATCCTCTCTACGGGTGGCACGTTCAAACTGCTCAAGGACAACGGCGTTGCTGCGGTAGAAGTGGCGGATTACACCGGTTTTGCGGAAATGATGGACGGCCGGGTCAAGACCCTGCACCCCAAGATCCACGGCGGAATCCTTGGCCGTCGTGGCATCGACGACGCCATCATGAGCGAGCACGGCATCAAGCCGATTGATCTGGTTGCGGTCAATCTCTACCCTTTCGAAGCCACCGTTTCCAAGCCCGGTTGCGACCTGCCGACCGCCATTGAAAACATCGACATTGGCGGGCCGACCATGGTCCGCTCCGCCGCGAAAAACCACAAAGATGTGGCCATCGTGGTCAACGCTGGCGACTACACCAAAGTGTTGGAAAGCCTAAAGGCAGGCGGCCTGACCTACGCTCAGCGTTTCGACCTGATGCTCAAGGCGTTCGAGCACACCGCAGCCTACGACGGCATGATCGCCAACTATCTGGGCAGCGTTGACCAAACCGTCGACACCCTGAGCACCGAAGGCCGCAGCGAGTTTCCGCGCACCTTCAACAGCCAGTTCATCAAGACGCAGGAAATGCGCTACGGCGAGAACCCGCACCAGAGCGCGGCGTTCTACGTTGAAGCCAAGCCAGCGGAAATCGGTATCGCCACCGCCACTCAGTTGCAGGGCAAAGAGCTGTCATTCAACAACGTGGCCGATACCGACGCCGCCCTTGAATGCGTAAAAAGCTTCGTCAAGCCAGCCTGCGTCATTGTCAAGCACGCCAACCCTTGCGGCGTGGCCGTTGCCCTGGATGCCGAAGGCGGCATTCGTCAGGCTTACGAACTGGCTTACGCCACCGACAGTGAGTCGGCCTTTGGCGGGATCATTGCCTTCAACCGTGAACTGGACGTTGAGACGGCCAAAGCCATCGTCGAGCGTCAGTTCGTTGAAGTCATCATTGCGCCGAGCGTGAGCGCCGACGCTCAGGCTGTCATCGCCAGCAAAGCAAACGTGCGCCTGTTGATTACCGGCCAATGGGCTGCAGAACGTGGTGCGGCGTGGGACTACAAACGCGTCAACGGCGGACTGTTGGTACAGAGCCGCGATATCGGCATGATCACCGCCGATGACTTGAAAGTCGTGACTCAGCGCGCACCCAGCGAGCAGGAAATTCACGACCTGATCTTCGCCTGGAAAGTCGCCAAATACGTCAAATCCAACGCCATCGTCTACGCCAGGAATCGTCAGACCATCGGTGTCGGCGCAGGCCAGATGAGCCGGGTCAACTCGGCGCGCATAGCAGCAATCAAGGCAGAGCACGCAGGTTTGCAGGTGCAGGGCGCGGTTATGGCGTCAGACGCTTTCTTCCCGTTCCGTGACGGCATCGACAACGCTGCCAAGGTAGGGATTACCGCAGTCATCCAGCCAGGCGGCTCGATGCGTGACAGCGAAGTGATTGCAGCGGCAGATGAAGCCGGCATCGCGATGGTGTTCACAGGTATGCGCCATTTCCGGCACTGA
- a CDS encoding hybrid sensor histidine kinase/response regulator — translation MRWLRIATGLIVTLLTLLCTPMASAEVSAGWSTLVDDQANLQLSDVRSSHYETQFSPVELDKVRAAGRDAALWLHYQLQPAGHEQLLRIFAPDLATVDMYVLDGQNLIDHSRTGNDIPRTDQPLPSVDFLLPIPQSERPLDIFLRLKSEQELRPNITLQSAISAAADERQPLVLGLFFGALAMLILQNLIRFAQVRSISSLWLAACEAFLGLSAMLLLNLQAPWLIRWHLAQTPSAHIALLIAAATGLLFAHCFFVQRGVETLNRLLMAVLLIVGFGGLLVLFVDTLPLNVLTFLLVASTVLTITLVSIYHLQKGYAPARPFVISMIVFNLGCLVVLPALLWLTSIPAQPLIIGLLGIFCMCGLLMSVALSERHRSITEDNFSISRELAASTAEINAKAEFLAKISHEIRTPMNGVLGMTELLLGTPLSVKQRDYVQTIHSAGNELLTLINEILDISKLESGQIELDDVQFDLNAMIEDCLSIFRAKAEQQSVELISFIQPQVPRVISGDPTRLRQTLLSLLENALRKTDEGEILLVVALDSRGGKPRLRIAVQDSGTPLTGKERDALLHAELHSKNFLAASKVGGHLGLVIARQLILLMNGEFGIQNGSNQGSTLWLSLPLDPDRLEQPTADLDGPLQGARVLVVDDNDTCRKVLVQQCSAWGLNVSAVPSGKEALALLRTKAHLRDYFDIVLLDQNMPGMTGMQLAAKIKEDPSLNHDILLIMLTGISNAPSKVIARNAGIKRILAKPVAGYTLKTTLADELNQRNKGQAPYLPMPLINSEIDVPSDFRILVAEDNSISTKVIRGMLGKLNLQPDTASNGEEALRAMKAQRYDLVLMDCEMPILDGFSATQQLRAWEVGNQRVRTPVVALTAHILTEHKDRARQSGMDGHMAKPVELSQLRELVEHWVEQRAISQANAEAADRDRYQQN, via the coding sequence GTGCGCTGGCTCAGGATTGCCACAGGATTGATCGTCACACTGCTGACTTTGCTCTGCACGCCCATGGCGAGCGCCGAAGTCAGTGCAGGATGGTCGACGCTCGTCGACGATCAGGCAAACCTTCAGCTCAGTGACGTTCGCTCATCCCATTATGAAACCCAGTTCAGCCCCGTCGAACTCGATAAGGTGCGAGCGGCTGGCCGCGATGCGGCGCTGTGGCTGCACTATCAGCTACAGCCTGCCGGCCACGAACAGCTGTTGCGTATCTTTGCGCCGGACCTGGCCACCGTTGACATGTATGTGCTCGACGGCCAAAACCTCATCGATCACTCGCGCACCGGCAACGATATCCCTCGCACTGATCAACCCTTGCCCTCGGTTGATTTCCTGCTGCCGATACCGCAAAGCGAACGCCCGCTCGATATTTTTCTAAGGCTCAAATCCGAGCAGGAACTGCGCCCCAACATCACGCTGCAATCCGCCATTTCAGCCGCAGCCGACGAACGTCAGCCGCTGGTGCTCGGCCTGTTCTTCGGTGCGCTGGCGATGTTGATCCTGCAAAACCTCATCCGTTTTGCACAAGTTCGTTCGATCAGCAGCCTGTGGCTCGCCGCCTGTGAGGCGTTTCTGGGCTTGAGCGCGATGCTGTTGCTCAACCTCCAGGCACCCTGGCTTATCCGCTGGCACCTGGCACAAACACCGAGCGCGCACATCGCACTGTTGATAGCGGCGGCAACAGGGCTGCTGTTCGCTCATTGCTTCTTCGTGCAGCGCGGCGTCGAAACGCTGAACCGCTTGCTCATGGCCGTGCTACTGATCGTAGGGTTCGGCGGATTGCTGGTGTTGTTCGTCGACACGCTGCCGCTCAACGTCCTGACCTTTTTGCTGGTCGCCAGCACCGTGCTGACCATCACGCTGGTGTCCATCTACCACCTGCAAAAAGGCTACGCGCCGGCACGCCCGTTCGTGATCTCGATGATCGTTTTCAACCTCGGTTGTCTGGTGGTCCTCCCTGCGCTGCTTTGGCTGACGAGCATCCCCGCGCAACCGCTGATTATCGGTCTGCTGGGGATCTTCTGTATGTGCGGGCTGCTGATGAGCGTCGCCCTGAGCGAACGTCATCGCAGCATCACCGAAGACAATTTCAGCATCAGTCGTGAACTTGCAGCGAGCACTGCCGAGATCAACGCGAAGGCCGAGTTCCTGGCAAAAATCAGTCATGAAATCCGTACCCCCATGAACGGCGTACTGGGCATGACCGAGTTGCTGCTGGGAACGCCCCTGTCGGTCAAACAGCGCGACTACGTGCAGACCATCCACAGCGCCGGCAATGAGCTACTGACGCTGATCAACGAAATTCTCGACATCTCCAAGCTGGAGTCCGGGCAGATCGAACTCGACGATGTGCAGTTCGACTTGAACGCAATGATCGAAGACTGCCTCAGTATTTTCCGCGCCAAGGCCGAACAGCAGAGCGTGGAACTGATCAGCTTCATCCAGCCGCAGGTGCCGCGAGTCATCAGCGGTGACCCCACTCGCTTGCGCCAGACGCTGCTGAGCCTGTTGGAAAACGCTCTCAGGAAGACCGACGAAGGCGAGATCCTGCTAGTGGTTGCGCTGGACTCCCGCGGCGGCAAACCGCGCCTGCGCATCGCCGTGCAAGACAGCGGCACGCCCCTGACCGGCAAAGAACGTGATGCCTTACTGCACGCTGAACTGCACAGCAAGAACTTCCTGGCAGCGAGTAAAGTCGGCGGCCACCTTGGGCTGGTGATCGCGCGGCAACTGATCCTGTTGATGAACGGGGAATTCGGTATTCAGAACGGCAGTAATCAGGGCAGCACGTTGTGGCTGAGCCTGCCGCTGGACCCGGACCGCCTTGAGCAACCAACCGCAGACCTTGACGGGCCGCTCCAGGGCGCACGGGTGCTGGTGGTCGATGACAACGACACATGCCGCAAAGTGCTGGTGCAGCAATGCAGCGCCTGGGGTTTAAATGTCAGTGCCGTGCCGTCCGGCAAAGAAGCGCTGGCATTGCTGCGGACCAAAGCGCATCTGCGCGATTATTTCGACATCGTCCTGCTCGACCAGAACATGCCCGGCATGACCGGCATGCAGCTCGCAGCGAAGATCAAGGAAGACCCGAGCCTCAATCACGACATCCTCCTGATCATGCTGACCGGGATCAGCAATGCGCCGAGCAAAGTCATTGCACGCAACGCCGGCATCAAGCGCATCCTCGCCAAGCCAGTGGCCGGCTACACACTCAAGACAACGCTCGCAGACGAACTGAATCAGCGCAACAAGGGGCAGGCGCCCTACCTGCCTATGCCGCTCATTAATTCGGAAATCGATGTACCCAGCGATTTCCGCATTCTGGTAGCAGAAGACAACAGCATCTCCACCAAGGTGATTCGCGGGATGCTGGGCAAACTCAATCTTCAGCCAGACACCGCCAGCAACGGCGAGGAAGCGCTGCGGGCCATGAAAGCGCAACGTTACGATCTGGTGCTGATGGATTGCGAAATGCCGATTCTCGACGGGTTCTCGGCTACCCAGCAACTGCGCGCATGGGAGGTTGGTAACCAGCGGGTGCGAACGCCGGTGGTGGCATTGACCGCGCACAT